The Vanacampus margaritifer isolate UIUO_Vmar chromosome 15, RoL_Vmar_1.0, whole genome shotgun sequence genome contains the following window.
TGAAGACGGCCACGAACATTTACATCCTCAACTTGGCCATCGCCGACGAGCTGTTCATGCTGAGCGTGCCCTTTTTCGCCACCTCGGCCGCCGTGCGCCACTGGCCCTTCGGCTCGCTCATGTGCCGGCTGGTGCTGAGCGTGGACGGCATCAACATGTTCACATCCATCTTCTGTCTGACCGTGTTGAGCGTGGACCGCTACGTGGCGGTGGTGCACCCCATCAAGGCGGCGCGCTACCGCAGACCCACCGTGGCCAAAATGGTGAACGTTTGCATCTGGGGGCTGTCGCTGGTGGTCATCCTGCCAATCATCATCTTTGCCGATACCGTCCCGGCCGAGGACGGCGCTATGGACTGCAACTTCCTGTGGCCGGAGGAGTCCTGGTCCGAAGCCTTTGTGATTTACACCTTTCTGTTGGGCTTTCTCCTTCCCGTGGGCGCCATCTGTTTGTGCTATTGCCTGATGGTGGCCAGGATGCGAGCGGTGGGACTGAAAGCCGGGTGGCTTCAACGGCGGAATTCCGAGAAGAAGATCACCCGCATGGTGCTGCTGGTGGTGGCCGTGTTCATCCTCTGTTGGATGCCCTTCTACGTGGTCCAGCTGATCAGCGTCTTCCACCGGCCGCCGGACCCGATGGTCACCCAGCTTTTCGTCATCCTCAGCTACGCCAACAGCAGCGCCAACCCCATCCTCTACGGCTTCGTGTCGGATCACTTCCGCCGCTCCTTCCAGCGCATCGTGTGTTTCCGCTGGTTGGAGTCCGGCGTGGATGCTGAGCAGGTGGACTACTGCGCTGTGGCGGTCAGAGGACAAGCAACGTGCGCCCAGCTGGATTTCCCCAAAGACTTCGTCGCCTCTGATGTGGTGTTCCGCAATGGAACGTGTACCTCGCGCACCACCACCGTGTGAAGAAAATTCCCCCGCCAAAAAGCTCAGTATGTACGGACCCAAAATAGATAACCAGGAGAGTTCCTAATAGTCAGTGAGTGTGTTCTGAAAATCAAAAACAGTTTGAATTACTATGACCCCAacttatggctttttttttttacttatgcaCATACTCGGTTTTGTTCTTTTTGCTTTATGTCGAAAGACAAAATTTGAAGTACGAGGAAGCTTCAAATAGGCTGACATCTGAGTGAAATGAAATCAACTCACTCCCAGATGCTCACTAAAAGACCAGCCCAACTCCAGGTCCTGACTTCGATCACTAGGCCACACCCCTCAAAGGCACACATCCAACACATGAGTACTTTATCTAGTACGTACAAGAATTAGACTTTAGGAAAACAGGTTATTTCTTTAtctttacattctcttttattatgttttcaaatgaaacagtgctatttttctttattagcttattcactaccagccatttaaaaaaaaaaaaattttcaatACCCGCACAAtatgttcaataattatatatatatatatatatatatatatatatatatatatatatatatatatatatatatatatatatatatatatatatatatatatatatatatatacactgaaTCTGCCAAATTACAGAATAGACTCTCTCCTTTCTGCCTTGTCCCGTTCTTTTATAATCGACAATAGAAAAATGTAGGTTGCACAAATTGCAACCATTAATCTCATGGATTCTCAAACTatgtttatttcatataaaatgaggCTTTGATGTCATCTACTGGTGGACGCGGCATCAGTATAGTTGTTTCCAACTTTGCCATTTACAGAGGAGCATAATCAGATTCTCCCCCATCTAGccccgttgaaaaaaaaaaaaaaattgacaagtaTAATTTTCAaaagcagtgaatgagttagaaacaaacaaaaaaatgttttttggggcaGCGAAAAATTTATTAATGGTTATGGTAACCacattttcttaat
Protein-coding sequences here:
- the sstr1b gene encoding somatostatin receptor type 1 — its product is MDFNESFAAEPTGLASNTSADYEDYYPDPDASTIIIPSIYALVCCVGLTGNAMVIYVILKYAKMKTATNIYILNLAIADELFMLSVPFFATSAAVRHWPFGSLMCRLVLSVDGINMFTSIFCLTVLSVDRYVAVVHPIKAARYRRPTVAKMVNVCIWGLSLVVILPIIIFADTVPAEDGAMDCNFLWPEESWSEAFVIYTFLLGFLLPVGAICLCYCLMVARMRAVGLKAGWLQRRNSEKKITRMVLLVVAVFILCWMPFYVVQLISVFHRPPDPMVTQLFVILSYANSSANPILYGFVSDHFRRSFQRIVCFRWLESGVDAEQVDYCAVAVRGQATCAQLDFPKDFVASDVVFRNGTCTSRTTTV